One Vicia villosa cultivar HV-30 ecotype Madison, WI unplaced genomic scaffold, Vvil1.0 ctg.000063F_1_1_1, whole genome shotgun sequence genomic region harbors:
- the LOC131623405 gene encoding uncharacterized protein LOC131623405 encodes MKQKRKCSRKDVLERLRGEVQNNIETFQDQHQQSNNNQSEPSLHSNEDQPQQNMNVPNSPQQHVNMTNSPSSDDTFDPSLNTNGDQLQQKEEPLLVKVKDMCTGEVITKKMIANQVWHLEKTKKVIVELNNFGQGDDSSSNLLVRFLAKLLKSLPTVLYQLKDGTRCLKNAAKINGNDHFEFDYVAGIKWVRCTLGERWKAYKYKLRNQYFYPNKRKEEILANTPSGVDPVQWTSFVHHYKSPKMKKQSEQNTINRKKLKVSHAGGSKSNARRGREMELQLGRHVCRSEVILSTLIKKDGNYVNEEGKAMASLSEDKERTATIGVSSKINVYTDDAIAKICGADHSGRVRGLGLGVCPTQAFGKRRHYTNFIQVGSFSQKNVEDLQKDVECLGEKLIRYEETKEKLTQTTEQLTHTTEQLAQAQHQLEVLQNFMKHKFGDELSIFNSNASPN; translated from the exons ATGAAGCAAAAACGTAAGTGTTCAAGAAAAGATGTGCTAGAAAGGTTACGAGGAGAAGTTCAAAATAATATAGAAACTTTTCAAGATCAACATCAACAAAGTAACAACAATCAATCTGAACCTTCCTTACATTCAAATGAAGATCAGCCACAGCAAAATATGAATGTACCCAATAGTCCACAACAACATGTCAACATGACTAATAGTCCATCCTCTGATGACACATTTGACCCTTCCTTAAATACAAATGGAGATCAACTACAGCAAAAAGAGGAGCCTCTACTTGTCAAAGTTAAAG ATATGTGTACTGGAGAAGTTATAACTAAAAAGATGATTGCAAATCAAGTTTGGCATTTggaaaaaactaaaaaagttaTTGTTGAACTCAACAATTTTGGTCAAGGAGATGATAGTAGTTCAAACTTACTTGTGAGGTTCTTAGCCAAGTTGCTAAAAAGTTTGCCTACTGTCCTATATCAGTTGAAAGATGGGACGAGATGTCTGAAAAATGCAGCCAAGATCAATGGAAAT gATCATTTTGAGTTTGACTATGTTGCTGGAATCAAATGGGTGAGGTGTACATTAGGGGAAAGATGGAAAGCCTATAAATATAAGTTACGAAATCAATACTTCTATCCCAACAAAAGAAAGGAAGAAATACTTGCCAATACCCCTTCAGGCGTGGATCCAGTTCAGTGGACTTCTTTTGTGCATCACTACAAAAGTCCAAAAATGAAG AAACAAAGTGAGCAGAATACCATAAATCGTAAGAAGCTTAAAGTCTCACATGCTGGTGGTAGTAAGAGCAATGCAAGAAGGGGTCGTGAAATG GAGCTACAATTAGGGAGGCATGTTTGTCGAAGCGAGGTTATTTTATCAACTTTAATAAAGAAGGATGGAAATTATGTGAACGAAGAAGGAAAGGCCATGGCT AGCTTGTCTGAAGATAAAGAACGTACCGCCACAATAGGTGTCTCATCAAAGATTAATGTGTACACTGATGATGCCATTGCAAAAATATGTGGAGCAGACCACTCAGGTCGAGTACGTGGTTTAGGCTTAGGAGTTTGTCCTACTCAAGCTTTTGGAAAACGAAGACATTACACAAATTTTATTCAAGTTGGTAGCTTTAGTCAAAAGAATGTTGAAGACTTGCAGAAGGATGTAGAATGTTTGGGAGAAAAACTAATTAGATATGAAGAGACTAAAGAAAAACTTACACAAACCACCGAACAACTCACACATACCACTGAGCAACTTGCACAAGCACAACATCAATTGGAGGTTCTTCAAAACTTCATGAAGCATAAATTTGGCGATGAGTTATCTATTTTCAATAGCAATGCTTCTCCAAATTAG
- the LOC131623406 gene encoding uncharacterized protein LOC131623406, whose amino-acid sequence MINKSWIDKPIKSKEFKDGVVQFLDFAFSNAAVNGKILCPCITCGFNLSGNRVEVFAHLLRRGFPSKYTFWNMHGEKHIQRNVESEGQVETPPTRQRPMQDMLNDVFGVLIDQGVQDHGPSNPSNIEDPTSTEDISNEELKKIKDLMEDGNQELYPGCIKHSKLSFIVRLYHIKILCGATDKTFSMLIELLNDVFPFAKLPTSFYEAKKTIKRIGLSYNKIHACPNHCMLYWGSKEDEKRDECKICNTSRWKVEEKDGSSNGVSDGTKKKQKPAKIFRYFPLIPRLQRLYMSSKTAELLKWHAMVANPDGLLRHPRDTKAWKEFNSFYPEFAFDPRNV is encoded by the coding sequence ATGATAAATAAGAGTTGGATTGACAAACCAATAAAATCAAAAGAGTTTAAAGATGGGGTGGTCCAATTTTTGGACTTTGCCTTTTCTAATGCAGCAGTCAATGGAAAAATATTGTGTCCTTGTATTACATGCGGATTTAATCTTTCGGGTAATAGAGTTGAAGTATTTGCTCATCTCCTTCGAAGGGGATTTCCTAGcaagtacaccttttggaatatGCATGGGGAGAAACATATCCAACGCAATGTTGAATCAGAAGGCCAAGTAGAAACACCGCCAACTAGACAACGTCCAATGCAAGATATGTTAAATGATGTCTTTGGTGTCTTAATTGATCAAGGAGTTCAAGATCATGGGCCATCAAATCCTTCTAATATCGAGGACCCCACAAGTACGGAGGATATAAGTAATGAGGAGTTGAAAAAGATTAAAGATTTGATGGAAGATGGAAATCAAGAACTCTATCCTGGATGCATAAAACATAGCAAACTATCATTCATTGTTCGTCTCTACCATATAAAAATTTTATGTGGTGCCACAGATAAAACATTTTCGATGCTTATTgaacttctaaatgatgtttttcCCTTTGCTAAACTACCAACTTCTTTCTATGAAGCAAAAAAGACGATCAAGAGGATAGGTTTGAGTTACAATAAGATTCATGCTTGTCCAAATCACTGCATGTTGTATTGGGGGTCAAAAGAGGATGAGAAGAGAGATGAATGCAAGATATGTAATACATCTAGATGGAAAGTAGAAGAAAAGGATGGTTCTTCAAATGGTGTAAGTGATGGTacgaaaaagaaacaaaaaccaGCAAAAATATTCCGATACTTCCCACTTATACCAAGGTTGCAAAGGTTGTACATGTCTTCTAAAACTGCAGAGTTATTGAAATGGCATGCTATGGTGGCAAATCCTGATGGGTTGTTAAGGCATCCTAGAGATACTAAAGCATGGAAAGAGTTCAATTCATTTTATCCAGAATTTGCGTTTGATCCTCGTAATGTCTGA